The segment GCCCCACCGGCATCGCCAAGGACCCGGCGGCCATCCTCGAGCTCCTCCAGGAGGCGTGCGACCTGGGGTGGGGCGTACGGGTGTCGTACCGCAACGCCAAGGGGGTGACCTCCCAGCTCAACGTGGCCGTCGACGACGTCTGGGCCGACAGCGTCCTCGCCGAGGTCCTCCCGAGCTACAACCACCGCACTCTCGCCCTGCAACGCGTCCAATGGGCCCGCGTGCTCACCGAAGCCGAGGAGGACCAGCTCCTGTGACCACCGCCGACGGGCCCCTGATCGTGCAGTCCGACCGCACGCTTCTGCTCGATGTCGACCACCCCGACGCCGCCGCTTGCCGCGCCCAGATCGCCCCCTTCGCCGAGCTGGAGCGCTCGCCGGAGCACGTGCACACCTACCGGGTGACCTCCCTGGGCCTGTGGAACGCCCGCGCCGCCGGGATCGACGCCGAGACCGTGGTCGACGCGCTGCTCCGCTGGTCGCGCTACGCGGTCCCCCAGTCGCTCCTCCTCGACGTCGCCGAGGTGATGGAGCGCTACGGGCGTCTCGTCCTCGAGGTGCACCCGGTCCACGGGCTCGTGCTGCGCTCCACCGACCTGGCCGTGCTCGAGGAGATCTTGCGGGCCAAGGCGGTCGTGCCGCTCGTCGGGCCCCGCATCGACGCCGACACCGTGGCCGTGCCGCGAGGCGAGCGGGGGCGGCTCAAGCAGGCGCTGCTCAAGGCCGGGTGGCCGGCCGACGACCGGGCCGGCCACGTCGACGGTGCGGCGCACCCCATCGCCCTCCGGGAGGACGCCGGCTTCACGCTCCGCGCGTACCAGGAGGAGGCCGTGGACGCCTTCTCGGCGGCGGGCAGCGGCGTGGTGGTGCTGCCCTGCGGCGCGGGCAAGACGCTCGTGGGGCTGGCGGCCATGGCCCGAGCCGGCGCCCGCACCCTGGTGCTGGTGACCAACGTCGTGGCCGCCCGCCAGTGGCGCCGGGAGCTGCTGGCCCGGACCACGCTCGGCGCCGACGACATCGGCGAGTACTCGGGGGAGCGCAAGGAGGTCCGCCCGGTCACCATCGCCACCTACCAGATCCTCATCAGCCGGCGCAAGGGGGCCGTTCCCCATCTCGAGCTGCTCTCGGGCGAGGACTGGGGTCTGATCGTCTACGACGAGGTCCACCTGCTGCCGGCGCCGGTGTTCCGGATGACGGCCGAGATCCAGAGCCGTCGCCGCCTCGGGCTCACGGCGACCCTGGTGCGGGAGGACGGCCGGGAGGGCGACGTCTTCTCGCTCATCGGCCCGAAGCGGTACGACGCTCCGTGGCGCGACATCGAGGCCCAGGGGTGGATCGCCCCTGCCCGCTGCACCGAGGTCCGGGTCACGCTCAGCGACGAGGAACGGCTGTCGTACGCGCTGGCCGAACCCGAGGAGCGCTACCGGACCGGCGCCACGGCCCGCTCCAAGCTCGCCGTCGTGGCGGCGCTCTGCGAGGCGGCGGTACGGAGGGGCGAGCCCACCCTCGTGATCGGGCAGTACCTCGACCAGCTCGACGCCATCGCCGGGCGGCTCGACGCGCCGGTGATCACCGGCAAGACCCCCACGCGCGACCGCGAGCGGCTGTACGAGGACTTCCGCAGTGGTGCGACGCCGGTCCTCGTCGTCTCCAAGGTCGCCAACTTCTCGATCGACCTCCCGGAGGCGTCGGTCGCCGTCCAGGTGTCGGGCACGTTCGGGAGCCGGCAGGAGGAGGCGCAGCGGCTCGGCCGCATCCTGCGGCCGAAGGCGGATGGCCGCCAGGCCCACTTCTTCACCATCGTCGCCCGCGACACCAACGACCAGACCTTCGCCGCTTCGCGGCAGCGCTTCCTCGCCGAGCAGGGGTACGCGTACACGATCGTCGACGGCGAGGACGTACTCGCCGCAGCCGAGCAGCGCCGCCGCCAGGACCAGATCGACCCGGGCCGCCAACTGCCGGTCGGCGAG is part of the Acidimicrobiales bacterium genome and harbors:
- a CDS encoding DNA repair helicase XPB, whose amino-acid sequence is MTTADGPLIVQSDRTLLLDVDHPDAAACRAQIAPFAELERSPEHVHTYRVTSLGLWNARAAGIDAETVVDALLRWSRYAVPQSLLLDVAEVMERYGRLVLEVHPVHGLVLRSTDLAVLEEILRAKAVVPLVGPRIDADTVAVPRGERGRLKQALLKAGWPADDRAGHVDGAAHPIALREDAGFTLRAYQEEAVDAFSAAGSGVVVLPCGAGKTLVGLAAMARAGARTLVLVTNVVAARQWRRELLARTTLGADDIGEYSGERKEVRPVTIATYQILISRRKGAVPHLELLSGEDWGLIVYDEVHLLPAPVFRMTAEIQSRRRLGLTATLVREDGREGDVFSLIGPKRYDAPWRDIEAQGWIAPARCTEVRVTLSDEERLSYALAEPEERYRTGATARSKLAVVAALCEAAVRRGEPTLVIGQYLDQLDAIAGRLDAPVITGKTPTRDRERLYEDFRSGATPVLVVSKVANFSIDLPEASVAVQVSGTFGSRQEEAQRLGRILRPKADGRQAHFFTIVARDTNDQTFAASRQRFLAEQGYAYTIVDGEDVLAAAEQRRRQDQIDPGRQLPVGEGPSAG